One Anthonomus grandis grandis chromosome 12, icAntGran1.3, whole genome shotgun sequence DNA window includes the following coding sequences:
- the LOC126742976 gene encoding malate dehydrogenase-like isoform X2 codes for MSSRRLLSSLGATLLAKRFSSCQCPCANKYKVAVIGACGGIGQPLSLLMKLNPNVSELRLHDMEEWTGGVAADLSHIETAAKVSWTCGNNMSDALCGGVDIILVPAGMPRKPGMKRSDLFKSNAEVAFYAAEAMAKVSPGSILILVTNPVNALLPICCEVLKHYGKLCPQRVIGASTLDSVRAATFVAELTCADPKDITIPVVGGHSGSTILPLLSRANPAVCFDEKTADDVIKKIQQAGTTVLNAKKGHGTATLAMAYAASRLAFAIIRALNGEPNINAAMC; via the exons ATGAGCAGCCGTCGGTTGCTCAGTAGTCTTGGGGCTACTTTGCTGGCCAAACGGTTCTCCAGTTGCCAATGCCCATGTGCCAACAAATACAAAGTGGCCGTTATTGGGGCGTGCGGGGGTATCGGGCAACCCCTGTCCCTACTTATGAAACTGAATCCGAATGTTAGTGAATTACGGTTGCACGATATGGAAGAATGGACCGGAg GTGTTGCCGCTGATTTATCTCACATAGAAACAGCAGCAAAAGTGTCATGGACCTGCGGAAATAATATGAGCGATGCCCTATGCGGTGGTGTCGATATAATCTTGGTACCAGCTGGAATGCCCAGAAAACCCGGAATGAAAAGATCAGATCTCTTCAAGTCGAATGCCGAAGTCGCTTTCTATGCTGCAGAG gccATGGCAAAAGTTTCTCCGGGCTCAATCCTGATTCTGGTAACCAATCCTGTGAACGCCCTGTTGCCGATTTGCTGCGAAGTACTGAAACATTACGGAAAATTGTGCCCTCAAAGGGTCATCGGGGCATCCACTTTGGATTCTGTCAGGGCTGCCACGTTCGTTGCCGAACTGACCTGCGCAGATCCTAAAGATATTACTATTCCAGTTGTCGGGGGACACTCTGGATCCACTATTTTACCACTACTATCCAg AGCGAATCCTGCAGTATGCTTCGACGAGAAGACAGCCGAtgacgtaataaaaaaaatccaacaagCAGGTACGACGGTGCTAAACGCTAAAAAAGGTCACGGTACCGCGACCTTGGCTATGGCCTACGCTGCTTCCAGACTGGCTTTTGCAATAATAAGAGCCTTGAACGGAGAGCCTAACATT AATGCTGCTATGTGCTGA
- the LOC126742976 gene encoding malate dehydrogenase, mitochondrial-like isoform X1, with translation MSSRRLLSSLGATLLAKRFSSCQCPCANKYKVAVIGACGGIGQPLSLLMKLNPNVSELRLHDMEEWTGGVAADLSHIETAAKVSWTCGNNMSDALCGGVDIILVPAGMPRKPGMKRSDLFKSNAEVAFYAAEAMAKVSPGSILILVTNPVNALLPICCEVLKHYGKLCPQRVIGASTLDSVRAATFVAELTCADPKDITIPVVGGHSGSTILPLLSRANPAVCFDEKTADDVIKKIQQAGTTVLNAKKGHGTATLAMAYAASRLAFAIIRALNGEPNIVECCYVLSDVYPELKYMSTPLLFGKCGIEKNLGLGKLSDKEQKMFCAAVPAVQKDIEKGEQFAKEMLQKSKCK, from the exons ATGAGCAGCCGTCGGTTGCTCAGTAGTCTTGGGGCTACTTTGCTGGCCAAACGGTTCTCCAGTTGCCAATGCCCATGTGCCAACAAATACAAAGTGGCCGTTATTGGGGCGTGCGGGGGTATCGGGCAACCCCTGTCCCTACTTATGAAACTGAATCCGAATGTTAGTGAATTACGGTTGCACGATATGGAAGAATGGACCGGAg GTGTTGCCGCTGATTTATCTCACATAGAAACAGCAGCAAAAGTGTCATGGACCTGCGGAAATAATATGAGCGATGCCCTATGCGGTGGTGTCGATATAATCTTGGTACCAGCTGGAATGCCCAGAAAACCCGGAATGAAAAGATCAGATCTCTTCAAGTCGAATGCCGAAGTCGCTTTCTATGCTGCAGAG gccATGGCAAAAGTTTCTCCGGGCTCAATCCTGATTCTGGTAACCAATCCTGTGAACGCCCTGTTGCCGATTTGCTGCGAAGTACTGAAACATTACGGAAAATTGTGCCCTCAAAGGGTCATCGGGGCATCCACTTTGGATTCTGTCAGGGCTGCCACGTTCGTTGCCGAACTGACCTGCGCAGATCCTAAAGATATTACTATTCCAGTTGTCGGGGGACACTCTGGATCCACTATTTTACCACTACTATCCAg AGCGAATCCTGCAGTATGCTTCGACGAGAAGACAGCCGAtgacgtaataaaaaaaatccaacaagCAGGTACGACGGTGCTAAACGCTAAAAAAGGTCACGGTACCGCGACCTTGGCTATGGCCTACGCTGCTTCCAGACTGGCTTTTGCAATAATAAGAGCCTTGAACGGAGAGCCTAACATTGTCG AATGCTGCTATGTGCTGAGTGACGTCTATCCGGAACTTAAGTACATGTCCACGCCCCTACTTTTCGGGAAATGCGGTATAGAGAAAAACTTGGGTCTGGGAAAACTGAGCGATAAGGAGCAGAAGATGTTCTGTGCGGCGGTACCAGCGGTCCAAAAAGACATCGAGAAGGGAGAGCAGTTTGCTAAGGAAATGCTTCAAAAGAGCAAGTGCAAATAG